From Ictalurus punctatus breed USDA103 chromosome 26, Coco_2.0, whole genome shotgun sequence:
tgccgttTGGGGTAATTCCATCCGTGTTCAGGTCTCACAGTTATTCCTCGACAAAAAACGTAACGTAAAGTAAACTCAAAAGCCGTATTTCTACACAGGTCAATTTCCTTCGCATCAGCCGATGTTGCTGTTTCACTGTAAACGTTAATAAAACCTCCTGAGAGGGTGCAACAGAGCGTTCACCCTTTCATCAGGAGATTGGGAGTCTGAATTCTGATGATGACACAGCCATCTGAATCGAGAGAGCAACTCTACGGCCTACGTTCTCttgcctgtcaatcacagcaacactagctcCTGAGCtaatgtatgcagaagagggcggaTAATGCTTTCCTTCGAATGCGTGACACAGCACGAGCAGCAGGAGCACTTGTCAGcacactttaattaaaaaaactttACCTTCAACTAgaaccatttacatttacatttattcatttagcagacgcttttatccaaagtgaggAAATACAATCAAATACTTTAATAATATCAAATTATTTTGGGATAAATGTGAGTGAAAAGAATACAAATGTACATTTCAACATGTTATGGCCTGTGCTCACGTAAAGACACCTGACATCATGTGAACAATATGATCACGTGTGAAAAATACAATCACAGgcactacatgtgaaaaaaattaaataatatgaataatgtagaaaatacaaaacatgtgaaaaaaataataacagttgcTGCACTGCtaatttactgtgtgtgtgtgtgtgtgtgtgtgtgtgtgtgtgtgtgtgtgtgtgtgtgcgtgtgtgtgtgtgtactcacagtGGGTCACATAGCGTGAGCAGGGGGAAGGAGAGAAGCGTAGCCGTCAGCCACACCAGGTCCACATGCATGCTGCCTGCTGCTCCTGGCTCAGTCTGAGGAACTGTGTGTATGCTATCGAGAAGTACCGCAGCTTTTATACACAGGaacctcaaacacaccaactACAGCAGGCCTCTCCCTCTCCACCTGTTCACTGGGATTATGAAACACCGGCAATAGGGGGAGTCGGTGCTGGAGCGGGGTGCAGGGGTGTTTcaacagaaaggaaaaaaacaaacttcagAGATAAGACCATTCCTGACATTTACTCCTCACTGCTTATGCTCTAAATTATATTGTGCAatagtttaaacacacacaccacatacacacacacacacacacacacacacacacacacacacacacacacacacacacacaaatatgctgACTTGTAAGAAAACCTGCATGCTGATGGCAGCTAACATTTACACTTTTAAAGAGAAACGTTACAACAATCTGAACATTTCCCCAAATTTTATACaatatttctaaatataatcacaGATTACAGCGAGGATTTCCTCATCTTATATCAAATATTATTGTATTAAtgtagtattttatatatacatatataaacacacacacacacacacacacacacacacacacatatatatatatatatatatatatatatatatatatatatatatatatatatatatgtatatgcatatattcTGTTTGTATGTTAAATTTATAGAACTGTTTATTATAGTTGTTAACaataaatttatttttctgtttgtaatatatttattaaaggtgtcttttctataaatatatttgcctgtaaattaaaaaacaaaacaaaaacaatttagcCGTGttgtctgttatttatttattgcatttttaacTAATTTTTGATCAGACTGTGATACAGACCATTACCCACGTTTGTTCATATTTTAGGGAGCACTGTACCAACCGTTCCTGGGCCTGAGGGATCTTCCTGCACTGACTACGCTGCCCCGAGGCACATGAAGGGTTAATCGAGCAGACTTACCGTAAATCAGCTGAATTGCAGCCATCTTGTGTCAATTTAACCTTTGATCATTTGGACCTCCCCACTAGGAGTCTGTTATTGATTTTAATGCGGTCCgcaaatgaaaacttttttcTAATGATTTGAAATTGTGTTGAAGATGAAGATTTCCACCGTGCACAAGCATTTTAGCACACTGATTAATTACAGGTTCACTGCTGCTGCAGTCTCATATTGTAAacaatatttgtgtgtgtgtatgtgtgagagagagacagacagacagacagacagagagacagagcaagagagagagagagacagaaagagacagacagacagagagagacagacagacagagagagacagagagagagagacagacagacagagagacagagagagacagagagagacagacagacagagagacagagagagacagagacagagacagacagacagagacagacagagagagacagacagagagagagagagagagagagagagagagagagagagagagagaggggttaaaTTCCCAACACGTATATGGCTTGACCTTTAACCCTAAACTCCTTAGATTTAAATTCAGGCTGTTTTCCACTTTAGATAGAAAGTCtgccaaaatgaataaaagtaaacacaagagATTATTAAGTAAGGAGAGTACGGTTCTCTGCTCAGAATCTAAAGGCTTTGAGTTCATTCACTAAAGTGATAAGCTgctactgctgggcccttgagcagggCCCTTAACCCgaaaatgctcagttgtataaaggagataaatgtaagttgggCATCTGCCAAAAATGCCTTAAATTCAAGATGCCACCTAAAGGAAAAGTTCATCCGCGTGCTGCTCGTTCTGCACCTGCATGTGAATGTTGAAAATGTCATTCAcaaaaggggtgggggggggggggggggggtggttcgGGATAAATGTAAAGTACTAAAAAGCGTCCTAATTTATTAAATCTGTTGTACAAGAAATGAGCCTGAGGTCATGCACATGTTATTGTGACTGGCGAGAACCTCAGACTGGGGGTGTGGTGTGATCTGAATAATTCTGTAGGATAAAATTAATAAAGTTATTaagaaaagacaagaaaacGAGAGGAAAGCAGCTCGCCATTACAGAGCGCGCGCTCTCTGAACCACGTGACTGCCAGCCAGGTGGATGCTGCTCATTACTCACACGAGGAACAGGTAAACGGGAAGTCCGCCTGCTTTCCTATAAACAACAGAACAGTGACGCTTCCGGCTGAACGCGTCTCAGCAAACCGAGTccgatgttttattttgtgaaaaacGGGGATTTTTTCTGTCAGGAAAACAGGGACAGACTCTCAGGAGAGGAGACACAGCCTATCGACCTGtcaggtgaggtgtgtgtatatgttatgtatgtatgtatgtatgtatgtatgtatgtatgtatgtatgtatgtatgggtaTGTGTATGCGCGAGCGCGCGcgcagagtgagtgagtgagtgagtgagttagtgagaaTGTGAATATTTCTTctgttgatatatatatacatataagaAAGCAATGGTGTCTCTTgctgtaaagaaacaaacaaaactggtTTTTAAATTGGCTTTAAAAGTGACTCAAACGCCCGGCCAAACAGGACAATCAGCATACTTCTAAACTACCATCAGGTGCTGTCAGATTGGGCTGTTTTCAACTATTTACTATTCAccttctgtaaaataaataaattagcctgttaattatttttcatttctgattTGAGCAGCTTTGCTTCACACCTTCAGATttcggggttcgagtcccacctcctccctgtgctttaggggtttcctctggttactccggtttcctccctccatTCCAAAGACCTGCTCTGTAAGCTGATCTGCATCTCTAAATTGCACatagtgtgtgaacatgtgtgcagttgtgccctgtgatggattggcatggaatccagggtgtcccctgccttgagGTCCCTGGAATAGGGTCCCCACAACCCTGTCTgggataaacagtacagaaaatgggtgggtgggtgggtgggtggatggatttgAGTggtgtgttaaaataaaataattaaaaaatcttttgCATGATCCTGCAACAGAAGTTCAATAAGCAGATTATTTATCAATACGCTGCTTTTATCTGTTTCTTTTGAGCGGCCATTTGACACCAccaatttcttttttgttacAGTTTGTAATACAGAAAGAATGAtttgcaaaataaaaagcattttgtGAAACCAAATGACATATCAAGCCCGTTATCAGGGCAACATGACCTAACCCCTTCAAGTGTACCTCCattttattcattgattttaaaaaataataaatgtgtttttgtttttatgcctTTAGGTGGGTATGTGTCAAAGCATGTCAACTAGACACACGATTAGGAGACTATGTGCAtgccatgcatttttttttcttcgtcgAACACACACCATTCATGCTAACACTCACAATATGAGAAATGCAACAGTGACCCATATATTTTTCTGAAGCTGCcttaataaatatgtttaataaataacgAATTGTCTCCCCCTTACAAATAATGTGTACGGGTTCCAGTGTCATAACCtcataatgtttattattattattattattattattattattattattattattatttttttttttatttaaaaagcttAATCTAATTTTGACCTGAGTTTCTACTTCAGTTCGCCTCAGTTTAATTATACAGATTTTTACACTAATTACCAAAATCATTGTGGTAAACTACATCGTAAGAGTATTTCATAGAGAGGAAATACAAACCGTACCGAGTGCACTGAAAACAATGTTGGGTATTAAAATATCCATTAAAAGTCTCGGTGTATAAGTCATGTTTTCTTATAACTTGTAGTTGGAATCTCGTTAGATAGGATCATATTTCTTAGCAGGTAAAATGCTCAAACTCAGAGTTtgatacatattattattattattattattattattattattattattgtcacatGGTATCATAATCATTCCACCATCCTCAGGAAATAGTTTTTATCCATCGCATGATGTTCTGAAAGTGGTTGTGTATCGTTATGTTGTACATTAAGAGCACTGAGCAAATAGATTGCAAAATAGTTTTAGCAAGCGGATGTTCTCATGAGAGTGCATTCATTTGTGCCAGTAAAAGAGTGTTGTTcaataaaactaatcattaaCTACATCGGCGATGAGTCATCCTCTAACAGTGGACTCTTTCAgggttgtgtgaatgtgagaaTAAAACTGTGGTGTGTTTCCGAAACTGCATGGGGAAATCGTCTGTAATGAAAATGTCAGAGGACTGACTCCATAAGGACACACACCCTGAGTCTCCTATAtataaaagtgtatatataatcacatcacacacacacactgtgtattgGGAAAAACAGCAATAAGAAGATTAAGTAACTAACTGACTATGCTGTACATCTCCCACTCAGTCATGTAGTTTTCTCCTGAACAACATGAGGAGGTTCTGATTTCTCTCCACAGACATTACTCAGGGTCTTGTTCACTCTGAAGTGAAGTACAGTAGTCCAATCTTTTGTCTAGTGTTCTGCCAAAGTAATGCTGCTTATGGATTgcagtggcaaaaaaaaataccctGAAATGGAACCTTTTTATGAACCAAGgaacttttttcctcttttcttctttttttttcttcttttccctccTCCATGGATTCATGAACTGTAGCATGTCTCCACCATAGGAGCAGGGGCCAGCCGAGTCCAACCTCCAGGCACCCTTTTAATTCCTGTGGTGGAATTATAagggtcaggttttttttttattttttattttctcttctaCTGCACACTGCTGATTGATTAATCACAACCTTCGCAGAATGTCCAACCATGTAACGACCAATTATAAATGTACTAACCATGTATTACATCATCATAGTTCCCACGGTGCTAACATAGGACAGAAACGTCTCATTCTGGAGTGTTCTCCCTTTAGCATACGCTCTCGTTCTAAATTTCACTCGAAATCACATTTTTAGATGACATCACGTTCGACTTGCACCTATGGGTTTGGGGCTTCGACTCCCCtggccctgtgtaggacaagtggtatggaaaatggatggatgaatcaattagttggtcttcattaacatattttttgtgtgtgtgtgtgtttttttaggGGACCATGGTGGTAGTGACGCTGACTGACGTGCATGCAGCCCTGGCATTTTTCACGCTCGCTGCTCTGGCCACGGTGCTGATGGTATGTGTGCTATGCAGGAAACGCAAGACCGAGGGAACCTACCGGCCGAGTGCAGAGGAGCAGAAACAAGCTGAGGGCCAGGGACCCGAGAAACCAGGCCTCCCACTGCCTCTGCCCAAAGAGGAGCGACTGATCTGAGACCCTTCTTTAACCACATGGTGTGACTGAACTTGGAAATGTCGTTCTAAAGCAAAGTTCTATTTACAGATGCAATAATGGCAACTAAGAGGGTTCTGTTCCATTCTAGAGCCACACTTTATGATCTAGAACTCCATGTATTCTATAGTACTTTAAATTAAACCACTGATgatgctctcgctctctcgcattttgttactgaaaatgatgctttttaaaaatgctctCCAAggtggaagaaaaacaaaaaatgtcatttcatgTGGACGAGAGAAacggaaggtttttttttaaatttttttttattttttttattaatgaagtGTTGCTATTGTATTAGGACATGGTTTATGATGATTGTTGACCAGGTGGTCacactgtgtgtctctctttacAATTGAATTCAGCTTTGTATATTATTCCACCGCACTCGTGTAGATGTGGCATTACGTGACCCATGCTGCGCTGCTCCGGGTTCCACCGCTACGGTGCCACAAACCGAATGGAGCTTTCGGGTGAGCACTCTAAATTCGAGTGTAATCTTAAGCAGTAGTTCCGCCCATTCGAATCCTCGTGTTCGTCCTTATTCTTGGTTGTGTCGGTGTTTGTGCACGTTTGTCCTTCTCTATCGCTCAATGTACAGCTCTTAACATTACTCTTAAAGCATTTTACATTCGAGAGCTTGATGTACTGTTGCACCTAACGGGCCggtgtggtcatgtgactgctTTCACGTCAATTTTTGTGTTTTCACATGAAGGGAGAACTTTgcgaaagagtgtgtgtgtgtgtgtgtgtgtgtgtgtgtgtgtgtgtggatggctGGTGAATGTCTGTTGGATCTGCGCTCTTGCACAGACGCCCTGTGCTGTATATTTGACCTCAATACCAGGACTTTACAGGAAAGCTTGCACAGCTTGTCTGCTAATGCTGTTTACTTTTTAAACATGGGAATAATGAGTGTGTTATGAACTTAATGtattctctaaaaaaaaaaaaaatctaatcaaatgTAAGTCATAAGCAATTTCTTACACtgaataatagaaataaaattagcatttatcatttccttttgtttctgaatcaaaatgatTACTGTATTACTTGGCAGTCCTTCTGTTTAACTCCTAACCTGGGATAtactacttttttgtttgtttttcgtttatgtattttgca
This genomic window contains:
- the crb3b gene encoding protein crumbs homolog 3b, with product MFYFVKNGDFFCQENRDRLSGEETQPIDLSGEGTMVVVTLTDVHAALAFFTLAALATVLMVCVLCRKRKTEGTYRPSAEEQKQAEGQGPEKPGLPLPLPKEERLI